The genomic window CTGCACAACCAGCAGCCGCCTTGCTGCCCGCCTCTTTGCAGGAAACCCACGCATGAAACTGGTACTGGTGACCGATGCGTGGCTGCCGCAGGTCAATGGCGTGGTCACGACGCTTGTTGAATTGGTGCGCGAACTCGAGGCACTGGGCCACGCCGTGCAAGTGATTCACCCCGGCCTGTTTCGCACCCGCCCGTGCCCCGGCTATGCGGGGATCGACATTGCGGTGCGTCCGGGCAAAACCCTGGTGGCTTTGCTGGATGCCTCGGGCGCGGATGCAATTCATTTGGCGACCGAGGGGCCCTTGGGCTGGGCTGCGCGCAGTTACTGCCGCAAGCACCAGCTGGCGTTCACCACCGCGTATCACACGCGTTTCCCCGAGATATTGAAGGCGGCCTTGCATATCCCGCTGTGGATCGGCTACGCGCTGTTCAGGCACTTTCACAAACCTTCGTCCGGGGTAATGGTGCCGACTTCGAGCATGCTGCGCCTGCTGCATGGCAAGGGTTTTGGCCGCCTGCGCAGCTGGACCCACGGGGTCGACACCCGTTTGTTTCAGTACGCTGAGACGCCGCAGCCTTACCCGGCGTGGGGTGCCTTGGCGCGGCCGGTATCGCTATTTGTGGGGCGGGCGTCTTACGAGAAAAACATCGAGGCTTTTTTGAAGCTGGATGTCCCCGGTACCAAAGTTGTCTGCGGCGTCGGGCCGCTAGAAAAAGACTTGCGCGAGCGCTACCCCACGGTCCGTTGGCTGGGGGTGTTGCCGCGGGCCGAGTTGGCGCAGGTGTATGCCGCCGCGGATGTCTTTGTAATGC from Rhodoferax potami includes these protein-coding regions:
- a CDS encoding glycosyltransferase family 4 protein, which codes for MKLVLVTDAWLPQVNGVVTTLVELVRELEALGHAVQVIHPGLFRTRPCPGYAGIDIAVRPGKTLVALLDASGADAIHLATEGPLGWAARSYCRKHQLAFTTAYHTRFPEILKAALHIPLWIGYALFRHFHKPSSGVMVPTSSMLRLLHGKGFGRLRSWTHGVDTRLFQYAETPQPYPAWGALARPVSLFVGRASYEKNIEAFLKLDVPGTKVVCGVGPLEKDLRERYPTVRWLGVLPRAELAQVYAAADVFVMPSQHETFGLVMLESMASGTPVAAYPVEGPTEVIGVPAEGGVTDSDLHKAWYRALSVPRHEARQRAMQFSWSYASLMFAGHLVPARPGASFQTVRTVEQNVINASSAQSRI